The Propionispora hippei DSM 15287 genome includes a window with the following:
- the yqeK gene encoding bis(5'-nucleosyl)-tetraphosphatase (symmetrical) YqeK, with protein sequence MDYGKLIKTLEARLSPKRFKHTLGVSETALLLADKYGVDREKAKLAGLLHDYARELPMEILLHQAAVLALPVDEIEREEPVLLHAKIGMHLVKRECGVEDDDILQAISLHTTGGSHMSKLAKIIFLADYIEPDRDFEGVAVLRKAAHTNLDKAMLLAYDHTISHIIAKHGFIHPNTILGRNSLLMQERIN encoded by the coding sequence GTGGATTATGGGAAACTAATTAAAACTCTTGAAGCAAGGTTATCTCCTAAACGGTTTAAACATACTCTGGGTGTTAGTGAAACAGCCCTTTTGCTAGCTGATAAATATGGGGTGGACCGGGAAAAAGCTAAACTGGCAGGATTGCTGCATGATTATGCACGAGAACTGCCGATGGAAATCTTATTGCACCAGGCGGCCGTACTTGCGCTGCCTGTCGATGAAATTGAAAGGGAAGAGCCTGTTCTATTACATGCAAAAATCGGGATGCATTTGGTGAAACGGGAATGTGGTGTGGAAGATGACGACATATTGCAAGCCATTTCCCTGCATACCACTGGCGGTAGCCATATGTCAAAGCTTGCTAAGATTATATTTTTAGCCGACTACATTGAGCCAGACCGGGACTTTGAGGGGGTAGCCGTTCTTCGCAAAGCCGCCCATACCAATTTGGACAAAGCTATGCTGCTTGCCTATGACCATACGATATCTCATATTATCGCCAAGCATGGTTTTATCCATCCTAATACGATCTTGGGAAGAAATTCCTTATTGATGCAAGAACGAATAAATTAA
- a CDS encoding LCP family protein, with protein sequence MGIRRRRIRWTRVFFLLLTLLFIITSLASAVIYAYNNMFHSATAVTASVGGREAPANHINILLLGLDDADAEDPSGPRRSDAMLVASINQDTGSVSLISIPRDTKVTIPGYKSYDKITHAYFYGGADLAKRTVEDLLRIPVNYYVVVDWQAFIKVIDILGGVDLYVENDMDYEDPYANLYIHLTKGYQHLDGKASGEYVRFRHDELGDIGRVQRQQRFLKAMTDQAFQIETILKMPSIVNTVNKYVTTDMQFFTLLKLANSLKNFKKGELQAEMVPGDFATIDGVSYWVYDKEQTKQVVDKLFYDCNSEPNESAKQSAKSLQ encoded by the coding sequence ATGGGAATCAGACGTCGCCGTATACGTTGGACAAGAGTATTTTTTCTGTTACTGACCCTGTTGTTTATTATAACGTCTTTGGCAAGTGCCGTAATTTATGCATATAATAATATGTTTCATAGTGCGACGGCTGTAACCGCATCAGTTGGCGGTCGGGAAGCGCCTGCCAATCATATTAATATATTACTGCTCGGGTTAGATGATGCGGATGCGGAAGATCCATCAGGCCCCCGGCGTTCAGATGCCATGCTGGTCGCCAGCATTAATCAGGACACGGGTTCTGTCAGTCTTATATCTATTCCCCGTGATACAAAGGTAACCATTCCGGGCTATAAAAGCTATGACAAAATCACGCATGCTTACTTTTACGGAGGGGCTGATCTGGCGAAACGAACGGTGGAAGATCTACTAAGAATACCGGTCAATTATTATGTGGTTGTTGATTGGCAAGCATTTATAAAGGTCATTGATATTCTGGGCGGTGTGGATCTTTACGTAGAAAATGATATGGATTATGAAGATCCTTACGCTAATCTTTACATTCATCTGACCAAAGGGTATCAGCATTTAGATGGCAAAGCCTCCGGCGAGTATGTAAGGTTCAGGCATGACGAGCTTGGTGATATTGGTCGTGTTCAGCGACAACAGCGTTTTCTGAAGGCAATGACTGATCAGGCTTTTCAAATCGAGACCATTCTCAAAATGCCGTCTATCGTAAATACGGTAAATAAATATGTAACTACGGATATGCAGTTTTTTACTCTTTTAAAGCTTGCAAACAGTTTGAAGAATTTTAAGAAAGGCGAGTTACAAGCGGAAATGGTACCTGGAGATTTTGCCACCATTGATGGAGTAAGCTATTGGGTATATGATAAAGAGCAGACAAAGCAAGTGGTCGACAAGCTTTTTTATGATTGCAATTCAGAACCAAATGAATCTGCAAAACAAAGTGCTAAGAGCCTGCAGTGA
- the obgE gene encoding GTPase ObgE: MFIDRAKITVKAGDGGHGMSSFRREKFVPKGGPSGGDGGRGGDIVLVVDSNINTLVDFRYKRKFTADNGVNGQTKNMHGRNANSLVIKVPPGTIVKDELTGDLLADLTGEGQEAVIAHGGRGGRGNARFVNSVHRAPTFAEQGEPGEDRSLLLELKLLADVGLVGYPSVGKSSIISKVSAAKPEIAAYHFTTLSPVLGVVSLAEGKSFVLADIPGLIEGAHEGVGLGHDFLRHIERTRIIIHVLDVSGLEGRDPLDDYHKINNELTLYSERLAKRPQIIAANKMDLPEAQENYNRIVEFMEKEKREVYPVSAATGEGLEKLMWRTMQLLEEYVEEPEQEAEKKIYEAKPEPEFMISRDDDGAFVVKGKEIEKVVAMINFDNDEGTRRFQAIWRRMGIEEALKERGIQEGDTVRIRHMEFEFKL, translated from the coding sequence ATGTTTATAGACCGAGCGAAGATTACGGTAAAAGCAGGTGACGGCGGACATGGAATGTCCAGCTTTCGCCGGGAAAAATTTGTCCCGAAAGGCGGACCCAGTGGTGGTGACGGCGGTCGGGGCGGCGATATAGTATTGGTTGTAGATTCTAACATTAATACTTTGGTGGACTTTCGTTACAAACGAAAATTTACTGCTGATAACGGGGTAAACGGACAGACCAAAAATATGCATGGGCGGAATGCTAATTCACTCGTGATTAAAGTTCCTCCCGGAACGATTGTAAAGGATGAGCTGACCGGTGATCTCCTTGCCGACTTGACTGGCGAAGGGCAGGAAGCGGTGATTGCCCATGGCGGCCGTGGCGGTCGTGGTAATGCCCGCTTTGTCAACAGCGTGCACCGTGCTCCGACCTTTGCCGAGCAAGGGGAGCCCGGTGAGGACCGGTCACTTCTTTTGGAGCTTAAACTTTTAGCTGATGTCGGTTTAGTGGGGTATCCCAGTGTAGGCAAATCAAGTATTATTTCTAAAGTATCGGCTGCTAAACCAGAGATTGCAGCCTATCATTTTACTACGCTTAGTCCTGTACTGGGAGTTGTCAGTCTGGCTGAAGGCAAGAGCTTTGTATTAGCCGATATTCCCGGTTTGATCGAAGGTGCTCACGAGGGCGTTGGTCTAGGCCATGATTTTCTCCGGCATATTGAACGTACCAGGATTATTATTCACGTCCTGGATGTATCCGGCTTAGAAGGCAGAGATCCTCTCGACGATTATCATAAAATCAATAATGAACTTACTCTGTATAGTGAACGCTTGGCTAAACGTCCACAAATTATAGCAGCTAATAAGATGGATTTGCCGGAGGCTCAGGAAAACTACAACCGTATTGTTGAATTTATGGAAAAAGAGAAGCGGGAAGTCTATCCTGTTTCAGCGGCAACGGGAGAAGGCTTGGAAAAACTCATGTGGCGCACCATGCAACTGCTGGAAGAATATGTGGAAGAGCCGGAACAAGAAGCCGAAAAGAAAATCTATGAAGCAAAACCTGAACCGGAATTTATGATAAGCCGTGATGATGACGGCGCTTTTGTGGTAAAAGGAAAAGAAATTGAAAAAGTTGTAGCCATGATTAACTTTGATAATGATGAGGGAACACGGCGTTTCCAGGCTATCTGGCGACGTATGGGGATTGAGGAAGCATTAAAAGAACGGGGAATACAAGAAGGCGATACGGTGCGTATAAGACATATGGAATTTGAGTTTAAGCTGTAG
- the rpmA gene encoding 50S ribosomal protein L27, whose protein sequence is MFKLNSLNLQLFAHKKGVGSSRNGRDSESKRLGVKRHAGEVVTAGSILVRQRGTHFHPGQNVGIGRDDTLYAKVAGRVAFERKGRDDRQVSVYAIEEAM, encoded by the coding sequence ATGTTTAAGCTTAATTCGCTTAACCTGCAATTGTTTGCTCATAAAAAAGGTGTAGGTAGTTCTCGTAATGGACGGGATAGTGAATCAAAGCGGCTTGGTGTTAAGCGGCATGCTGGTGAAGTTGTTACTGCCGGTAGCATCTTAGTCCGTCAGAGAGGAACTCACTTCCATCCCGGACAAAACGTGGGCATCGGCCGAGATGATACCTTGTACGCAAAGGTTGCCGGTCGTGTGGCCTTTGAGCGTAAAGGCCGTGATGACAGGCAAGTTAGTGTTTACGCTATAGAAGAAGCTATGTAG
- the proB gene encoding glutamate 5-kinase, producing MFTRNNLKDAKRIVVKIGTSTLTHDTGKMNFFRIEKLVRELSDLVNQGKEIILVTSAAVSAGMDRLGLKERPKTIPEKQAVAAIGQGILMHTYEKLFGEYGQIVAQVLLTREDSVKRTRYANSRNTLLTLLNMGVIPIVNENDAVAIDELKIGDNDTLSAMVASIVDADILIILSDVEGVFTDNPQKNPNACLLSEIGDITPEIEALSGETGSLRGTGGMYTKIQAGKIAVNSGVTMLIASGSRDGVLREILNGLNIGTIFISKENRLQIRKRWLAFGARIHGSVIVDSGCEQALAAGSSLLAAGIKQVEGEFEQGKTIRILSLAGREIARGLANYNAEETRRIMGLHTNEIAEVLGHKPYDEVIHRDNMTLLV from the coding sequence ATGTTTACCAGAAATAACCTGAAGGATGCCAAAAGAATTGTAGTCAAAATAGGTACCAGTACCTTAACTCATGATACTGGAAAAATGAATTTTTTTCGCATCGAAAAACTGGTAAGAGAATTATCGGATTTGGTCAATCAAGGAAAAGAAATCATTTTGGTTACTTCTGCTGCAGTCAGTGCCGGAATGGACCGCCTGGGACTGAAGGAAAGGCCGAAAACAATTCCCGAAAAGCAGGCTGTCGCTGCCATTGGGCAGGGAATTCTAATGCATACCTATGAAAAATTATTCGGGGAATATGGCCAGATTGTCGCGCAAGTGCTGCTAACAAGAGAGGATTCGGTAAAACGCACCCGTTACGCTAATTCGCGCAATACCTTATTAACCCTGCTAAACATGGGGGTTATTCCCATTGTTAATGAAAATGATGCGGTAGCGATTGATGAATTAAAAATTGGCGATAACGACACCCTGTCGGCCATGGTCGCCAGTATTGTAGATGCAGATATTCTGATCATTTTATCCGATGTGGAAGGTGTGTTTACTGATAATCCGCAAAAAAATCCTAATGCCTGTTTGCTCAGTGAAATTGGTGATATTACACCGGAGATTGAAGCCTTATCAGGTGAAACCGGGAGTCTGCGGGGTACCGGGGGAATGTATACCAAAATACAGGCAGGCAAAATAGCGGTTAATTCCGGCGTTACCATGCTCATCGCCTCCGGTTCAAGAGATGGCGTATTGCGAGAGATATTAAACGGTCTAAATATAGGTACTATATTCATTTCCAAAGAAAATCGCCTGCAAATTCGCAAGCGTTGGTTGGCTTTTGGCGCCCGTATTCATGGCAGCGTTATTGTTGATTCCGGTTGTGAGCAGGCCTTGGCAGCCGGCTCGAGTTTGCTTGCGGCAGGAATCAAGCAGGTTGAAGGAGAATTTGAACAAGGTAAAACGATTCGTATCCTATCTCTGGCCGGCCGGGAAATTGCCAGAGGGCTGGCCAATTACAACGCGGAAGAGACCAGACGGATCATGGGACTGCATACCAATGAGATTGCGGAGGTATTAGGACATAAGCCTTATGATGAAGTTATCCACCGGGATAACATGACTTTACTGGTATAA
- the rsfS gene encoding ribosome silencing factor, with amino-acid sequence MSESNSRLSELLAQAASEKKARDILILDVNGISMVADFFIICSANSTTQVKAIADNIEDKLAEQGIKLLHKEGYREGRWILLDYGSCVMHVFVEEDRIFYNLERLWGDAPVRTWED; translated from the coding sequence ATGTCCGAATCCAATTCTCGTCTATCTGAACTATTGGCCCAAGCTGCAAGCGAAAAAAAGGCAAGAGATATACTTATCCTTGACGTAAATGGAATATCAATGGTAGCTGATTTCTTCATTATTTGCAGTGCCAATTCAACCACTCAGGTCAAAGCGATCGCTGACAATATAGAGGATAAGCTGGCGGAACAGGGAATTAAGCTGTTACATAAAGAGGGATATCGTGAGGGCCGTTGGATTTTGTTAGACTACGGCTCCTGTGTTATGCATGTATTTGTCGAGGAAGATCGCATCTTTTACAATCTTGAGCGGCTTTGGGGCGATGCTCCGGTGCGCACGTGGGAAGATTAG
- the nadD gene encoding nicotinate-nucleotide adenylyltransferase, with protein sequence MSDNRQRIGIMGGTFDPIHIGHLVVAEAVRIEYHLEKILFIPAAEPPHKQQMQITPAQHRYLMTVMATCSNPHFQVSPIELERQGPSYTVDTAIALRKLYGTDTMFYFITGADAVLELASWKDINFLLELCHFVAVTRPGSVEQLNKVIHNFGTQGKEHIHRLDIPLLDISSTDIRERIKGGRSIKYIVPENVENYILKEGLYQNSAFPI encoded by the coding sequence ATGTCGGACAACAGACAGCGGATTGGTATAATGGGAGGAACCTTTGATCCTATTCATATAGGTCATCTTGTTGTAGCAGAAGCGGTACGTATTGAGTATCATTTGGAAAAAATTTTATTTATACCTGCGGCTGAGCCGCCGCACAAGCAACAAATGCAGATAACGCCTGCACAGCATCGCTACCTGATGACTGTCATGGCTACATGTTCCAATCCGCACTTTCAGGTTTCCCCCATTGAATTGGAACGCCAAGGCCCTTCTTACACAGTAGATACGGCTATCGCCTTGAGGAAACTATATGGAACTGATACAATGTTTTATTTTATTACGGGCGCAGATGCTGTGCTGGAACTGGCCTCCTGGAAGGATATTAATTTTCTTTTAGAACTTTGCCACTTTGTAGCGGTGACCCGTCCGGGCAGTGTGGAGCAATTGAATAAGGTTATCCATAATTTTGGCACACAAGGGAAAGAACATATTCACCGCTTGGACATTCCTCTGTTGGATATTTCATCCACTGATATTCGGGAGCGGATAAAGGGGGGACGTTCCATTAAATATATCGTACCGGAGAACGTTGAAAACTATATATTGAAAGAAGGACTGTATCAAAATTCTGCGTTTCCTATATAG
- a CDS encoding polysaccharide deacetylase family protein encodes MKRFHIMLYATFLLTVISGLTTNHLSNNQTISGVSTTDKVVALTIDDGPHYKVTPKILTILKEKHVRATFFVLGENVEHCPKIFAQEVADGHEIGTHTYSHKTLSKLSPQKLSEEFDKAEKAIRTTAPKPTLFRPPGGFYNSQVLALAHQKGYQVVLWSVDPQDWNRPPTQEVIDKVLKEVKPGSIILLHDGQYPLPTPQALGVIIDRLRERGYEFVTVSELLQHKEMIPIFNMERKWLSIF; translated from the coding sequence TTGAAAAGATTTCATATTATGCTATATGCCACGTTTCTTTTAACAGTGATCAGCGGCTTAACCACCAATCATTTATCTAATAATCAAACAATCTCGGGAGTCTCAACTACGGACAAGGTCGTTGCTTTAACTATTGATGATGGGCCTCATTACAAGGTAACTCCAAAAATTTTGACAATTCTTAAGGAGAAACATGTCAGAGCCACTTTTTTTGTTTTGGGTGAGAATGTAGAGCATTGCCCCAAAATCTTCGCTCAGGAAGTTGCTGATGGTCACGAGATCGGCACTCATACTTATAGCCATAAAACATTATCAAAATTAAGTCCGCAAAAACTGTCCGAAGAGTTCGATAAAGCTGAAAAGGCTATCCGAACAACGGCTCCCAAGCCGACGCTGTTTCGTCCTCCCGGAGGATTCTATAATTCGCAGGTACTTGCTCTCGCTCACCAAAAGGGATATCAGGTAGTTCTATGGTCAGTCGATCCGCAAGACTGGAATCGTCCGCCTACCCAAGAAGTAATTGATAAGGTTTTAAAAGAGGTGAAACCGGGGAGTATTATTTTGCTTCACGATGGACAATATCCTCTTCCTACGCCGCAAGCACTCGGTGTGATTATCGACCGCCTGCGTGAACGCGGCTATGAGTTTGTAACCGTTAGCGAGTTATTACAGCATAAAGAAATGATCCCCATATTTAATATGGAAAGAAAGTGGCTTTCCATATTTTAA
- a CDS encoding CvfB family protein yields the protein MKPISSHYKPGDVVSLKVARVNELGAFLDAGTGNTSDDILLHKAQQLHEIKVDETVEVYLYLDPKGRLTASMRLPQMREGQIARVRVINTTRDGAFVDIGAERGVFLPFSGMRGKVRKGDKVWAKLYRDKSDRLAVTMEVEEELQKAAKPAENVKPGDMLTGTVYNIFAEGAFLFTTERYIAFLHASEITKELRIGDELPVRITYVREDGRVNVSMRPIKEQALEVDAKKILELLDFCDGKIPYTDDTPADIIKEKFGISKSAFKRSLGTLMKTRLVKQENGWTYKIASDIPEK from the coding sequence ATGAAACCGATAAGCAGCCACTACAAACCTGGTGATGTCGTAAGTTTAAAAGTTGCCCGTGTCAATGAATTAGGTGCATTTTTAGATGCCGGAACAGGTAACACTTCCGACGATATCTTATTGCATAAGGCACAGCAATTACATGAGATAAAGGTGGATGAAACGGTCGAGGTATATTTATACCTTGACCCGAAGGGCCGCTTAACAGCCAGTATGCGCTTGCCACAGATGCGCGAAGGGCAGATTGCCAGAGTAAGAGTCATTAATACTACCCGCGATGGGGCTTTTGTGGATATCGGAGCCGAGAGGGGTGTGTTTTTGCCTTTTAGCGGGATGCGCGGTAAGGTCCGCAAGGGAGATAAGGTCTGGGCTAAATTGTATCGTGATAAATCAGATCGGTTGGCTGTGACAATGGAAGTTGAGGAGGAATTGCAAAAGGCCGCCAAGCCGGCTGAAAATGTAAAACCTGGCGATATGTTAACCGGTACGGTATACAACATTTTTGCAGAAGGCGCCTTTCTCTTTACCACAGAACGATATATTGCGTTTTTACATGCCAGTGAAATTACTAAAGAACTGCGTATTGGCGATGAACTTCCTGTGCGGATTACTTACGTGAGGGAAGACGGCCGTGTCAATGTCTCTATGCGTCCAATCAAGGAACAGGCTTTAGAAGTAGATGCAAAAAAGATCTTAGAATTACTGGATTTCTGTGACGGAAAGATTCCTTATACCGACGATACGCCTGCCGATATTATCAAAGAAAAATTTGGCATTAGCAAATCAGCCTTTAAGCGCTCTCTGGGAACCTTAATGAAAACCCGGTTGGTCAAACAGGAAAATGGCTGGACCTATAAAATTGCTTCGGATATACCGGAAAAATAG
- a CDS encoding chemotaxis protein CheV yields the protein MSESTLGKKGILLETGTNEFEIIEFTVGNVSYGINVAKVREVINPVSVTKMPHSHPYVDGVFTLRGRVMPLVNLPRCLDVEDQSNTKNIIVSELNNYYVGFLVDSVSRIYRVSWTAMEPPPDISDSDMVVGLIKMSDKIIVLLDFEKIVSVINPEINVKLTTIPKTGPDLTKIRQSKTVLVAEDSPMLRELLVGTLHTAGYEDVRAYHNGKEAWAALEEMGADGTPISTKLQIVITDIEMPQMDGHHLLKKIREHQILKELPVIIFSSLINEEMRRKGEAIGANGQISKPEISQLIDLIDKIIL from the coding sequence ATGAGTGAAAGTACTTTGGGAAAAAAAGGTATACTGCTAGAAACAGGGACAAATGAGTTCGAAATCATTGAATTTACTGTAGGCAATGTCAGTTATGGAATCAACGTGGCTAAAGTCCGTGAGGTAATTAATCCCGTTTCCGTTACCAAAATGCCGCATTCACATCCCTATGTCGATGGTGTATTTACTTTGCGTGGCAGAGTGATGCCTTTGGTTAACCTGCCTAGATGTTTGGATGTTGAAGACCAGTCTAATACTAAGAATATTATTGTAAGTGAGTTGAATAACTATTATGTAGGTTTCCTGGTAGACAGCGTATCACGCATCTACCGCGTCTCTTGGACGGCGATGGAGCCGCCGCCGGATATCAGTGATTCTGACATGGTTGTTGGACTCATAAAGATGTCGGATAAAATCATTGTTTTGCTCGATTTTGAAAAAATAGTTTCGGTGATTAACCCGGAAATTAACGTTAAACTGACTACCATTCCTAAAACCGGCCCTGACTTGACTAAAATACGGCAAAGCAAGACAGTGCTCGTAGCGGAAGATTCACCCATGCTTCGTGAGCTGTTGGTTGGCACCTTGCATACGGCAGGATATGAAGATGTACGGGCGTATCATAATGGCAAAGAGGCTTGGGCTGCGCTTGAAGAAATGGGTGCAGACGGAACGCCTATTTCTACCAAATTGCAAATTGTTATTACCGATATTGAGATGCCCCAGATGGATGGACATCACTTGCTTAAGAAAATTAGAGAACATCAAATATTGAAAGAATTACCGGTTATTATCTTCTCCTCTTTAATCAATGAAGAAATGCGCCGGAAGGGTGAAGCCATTGGAGCGAATGGCCAGATATCAAAACCGGAAATCTCACAGCTGATTGATTTGATTGATAAAATTATATTATAA
- a CDS encoding YhbY family RNA-binding protein, which yields MLESNLTGKQKRYLRAMGSTLDPVVQIGKAGVVEAVTDSARDALLARELIKVRVLQNSPSDPKEAIADLAALLQAELVQVIGRNGLLYKCNPDNRKIELP from the coding sequence TTGTTGGAAAGTAACTTAACAGGCAAGCAGAAACGTTATTTAAGAGCCATGGGGAGCACGCTGGACCCTGTTGTACAAATTGGCAAGGCCGGTGTAGTTGAGGCCGTAACCGATAGTGCACGGGATGCGCTGTTGGCCCGGGAACTTATTAAGGTTCGCGTACTGCAGAACAGTCCGTCCGATCCGAAAGAGGCGATAGCTGACTTGGCAGCTCTACTGCAGGCAGAATTAGTACAAGTAATCGGTAGAAACGGATTATTGTACAAATGTAATCCTGATAACCGGAAAATAGAATTGCCTTAA
- a CDS encoding Spo0B domain-containing protein: MANESSEDNQVCEELLRLLRMQRHDFINHIQVIHAMLQLGRTEKAMKYIEDLAKDPSLLSDAVRLHIKQTECRGTVNRV, encoded by the coding sequence ATGGCTAATGAATCATCGGAGGATAATCAGGTTTGTGAGGAACTACTCAGACTATTACGGATGCAACGCCATGATTTTATAAACCATATACAAGTTATTCATGCCATGCTTCAGCTTGGACGGACGGAAAAAGCTATGAAATATATCGAAGACTTAGCTAAGGACCCATCTTTGCTCTCTGATGCTGTGCGCCTGCATATTAAGCAAACTGAATGCCGGGGAACGGTTAACCGCGTTTAA
- a CDS encoding ribosomal-processing cysteine protease Prp — protein MITIIPIRNDNQTLLGFSVTGHANSGRHGQDIVCAAVSVLAHTAVFGLERQLERAISLEIAEGKMVFELMEPPDTLTDAILGTILLGFEEIAKNYHKFVRIL, from the coding sequence ATGATTACAATCATTCCAATTCGAAATGACAACCAAACGCTTTTAGGTTTTTCGGTCACAGGACATGCTAATTCCGGACGACATGGACAGGATATTGTCTGTGCGGCTGTATCGGTACTGGCCCATACAGCGGTTTTCGGACTGGAACGGCAGCTTGAGCGGGCGATAAGTCTGGAAATAGCTGAGGGGAAAATGGTTTTTGAATTAATGGAACCACCGGATACGTTGACCGATGCAATTTTGGGAACGATCTTGTTGGGTTTTGAGGAAATTGCTAAGAATTATCATAAATTTGTGCGGATTTTATGA
- the rplU gene encoding 50S ribosomal protein L21, with product MYAIIQTGGKQYRVAEGDVVFVEKLEAAEGDVVEFDRVLTVVKDGAVLVGKPVLEAVKVTGKVMAQGKGKKILVFKYKAKSNYRKRQGHRQPFTKVVIEKINA from the coding sequence ATGTACGCAATTATTCAAACTGGTGGAAAGCAGTACCGTGTTGCAGAAGGCGATGTAGTTTTTGTTGAAAAACTGGAAGCTGCAGAGGGCGATGTAGTGGAATTTGACCGTGTGCTTACAGTGGTAAAGGACGGTGCCGTACTGGTTGGTAAACCTGTATTGGAAGCTGTAAAAGTAACCGGTAAAGTTATGGCTCAAGGCAAAGGCAAAAAGATTTTAGTTTTCAAATACAAAGCTAAATCCAATTATCGCAAGCGTCAAGGTCATCGTCAACCGTTTACTAAAGTGGTTATCGAAAAAATTAACGCATAA
- a CDS encoding RNA recognition motif domain-containing protein — MAKTLYVGNLPWSTTDTSLAEAFREYGAVISSRIITDKETGRSRGFGFVEVEDDDAEKMISAMNGNDFGGRQIVVNEAKPRQG, encoded by the coding sequence ATGGCAAAAACTCTCTACGTTGGCAACCTACCCTGGTCTACTACCGATACAAGCCTTGCAGAAGCTTTTCGGGAATATGGCGCGGTCATATCTAGTAGGATTATTACGGATAAAGAAACAGGCCGTTCCAGAGGTTTTGGGTTTGTAGAAGTAGAAGATGACGATGCTGAAAAAATGATTTCTGCCATGAATGGCAATGATTTTGGCGGACGTCAAATCGTCGTTAATGAAGCCAAGCCACGGCAAGGCTAA